From Paenibacillus graminis, a single genomic window includes:
- a CDS encoding GNAT family N-acetyltransferase translates to MAVLLKGEKVTLRDLTEEDIRTLYYYEFEAEDREHLLWNGPYGTKEWESYETFASKFAEILALTYTGEPRSRLVVEIDGQLKGTVGRYWVSKVTNWFEIGIVLFDSRDWSGGYGTEAFLMWMGYLFDSLDTVRLGIGTWSGNVRMMRLAARCGMIEEARVRMARIVRGEYYNAIKMGILREEWGAAQSWNT, encoded by the coding sequence ATGGCGGTTTTGCTTAAGGGTGAGAAGGTAACGCTGAGAGATCTGACGGAAGAGGACATCCGCACCCTATACTATTATGAGTTTGAAGCCGAGGACAGGGAGCATCTGCTCTGGAATGGCCCTTACGGCACGAAGGAATGGGAAAGCTATGAAACGTTTGCATCCAAATTTGCCGAGATTCTGGCGCTGACCTATACCGGTGAACCCCGCAGCCGCCTGGTGGTTGAGATTGACGGTCAACTCAAAGGAACGGTCGGCCGATACTGGGTGTCCAAGGTGACGAATTGGTTCGAGATCGGGATTGTGCTGTTTGACTCGCGTGACTGGTCAGGCGGGTATGGCACCGAGGCCTTCCTGATGTGGATGGGATATTTGTTTGATTCGCTGGATACGGTCCGGCTTGGGATTGGCACATGGTCGGGCAATGTCCGGATGATGAGGCTGGCCGCGAGGTGCGGCATGATCGAAGAAGCCCGGGTACGCATGGCGCGGATTGTGCGCGGTGAGTACTACAATGCCATTAAGATGGGAATTCTTCGTGAGGAATGGGGAGCAGCCCAGAGCTGGAATACTTGA
- a CDS encoding YlbG family protein, with protein sequence MFAERTGYIVWVSDVKAARNLEKYGTLHYVSRKMHYAVMYVNAERAEEVMKNVRRLSYVRKIERSYRNELKTEYTSNGPDKSRYYGL encoded by the coding sequence ATGTTTGCGGAACGTACAGGATATATTGTATGGGTAAGTGATGTTAAGGCGGCACGCAATCTGGAGAAATACGGGACTTTGCATTATGTTTCCCGAAAGATGCATTACGCCGTCATGTATGTGAACGCGGAACGTGCCGAGGAAGTGATGAAGAACGTCCGCAGACTGTCTTACGTGCGCAAGATTGAAAGATCTTACCGGAATGAGCTGAAGACGGAATACACCAGTAACGGACCGGACAAGTCCCGTTACTATGGTTTGTAG
- a CDS encoding YlbF family regulator — translation MSVAELNTVDMAEVLTYAYELGDMINQSAEVSDYLYWKGRVDANPEIQAMVKRLQSKKELFEETKRFGHFHPNYHSAKDEVAAVEQELERFEEVVRFKLAEKTLDDMLHSMSETIAFSVSDSIKVPSNDPSPKGGGCGSGGKCSCG, via the coding sequence ATGAGCGTAGCGGAATTGAATACGGTTGATATGGCCGAAGTACTGACATACGCCTATGAATTAGGTGATATGATTAATCAATCCGCTGAAGTGTCGGATTACTTATACTGGAAAGGACGGGTTGACGCCAACCCTGAAATCCAGGCCATGGTCAAACGGCTGCAGAGCAAAAAGGAGCTGTTTGAGGAGACAAAGCGGTTCGGACATTTTCATCCCAACTATCATTCAGCTAAGGATGAAGTGGCAGCAGTCGAGCAGGAGCTTGAGCGCTTCGAGGAGGTTGTCCGCTTTAAGCTGGCGGAAAAAACTCTGGATGATATGCTGCATTCGATGTCCGAAACAATTGCTTTTTCCGTATCGGACAGCATAAAGGTGCCAAGCAATGACCCGTCCCCCAAGGGCGGAGGATGCGGCAGCGGAGGCAAGTGCTCCTGCGGATAG
- a CDS encoding LysR family transcriptional regulator, protein MNFHQLHIFYTVSERGSFSAAAQTLHMTQPAVTMQVQALEDYFGAKLFDRSSKKIMLSEAGRTLLPFALRSIQLMRETDQAMAAFTHMLEGRLLLGASLTIGEYVLPRLLGPFGKAYPHISIMMKVMNTSQLLEEIHKHQLNFGLIEAPVSHPDMEIEPVMGDELKLIVPREHPLAGKDEVTLAEALQHPFVLREQGSGTRRVMEEQLLAKGLDPGAMRVVMELGSTGAVKSAVEAGLGITIISTSSVKHEVALGLLKIVNITDASFKRQFYAIHLKSTLLPISAVTFLTFLRDRAGDL, encoded by the coding sequence ATGAATTTTCACCAGCTTCATATCTTTTATACTGTTTCCGAGCGCGGGAGCTTCTCGGCCGCAGCACAGACGCTGCATATGACGCAGCCGGCAGTGACGATGCAGGTCCAGGCGCTGGAGGATTATTTCGGAGCCAAACTGTTTGACCGTTCCAGCAAAAAAATTATGCTCTCCGAGGCCGGCCGCACCCTGCTGCCGTTTGCCCTGCGCAGCATCCAGCTGATGAGGGAGACCGATCAGGCAATGGCGGCGTTTACCCATATGCTTGAGGGGCGCCTGCTGCTGGGAGCGAGCCTGACGATCGGGGAGTATGTGCTGCCGCGCCTGCTCGGTCCGTTCGGCAAGGCTTATCCGCATATCTCAATCATGATGAAGGTTATGAATACCTCGCAGCTGCTGGAGGAGATTCACAAGCATCAGCTGAATTTCGGCCTGATCGAGGCACCGGTATCCCATCCGGATATGGAGATTGAACCGGTCATGGGGGATGAGCTGAAGCTGATCGTGCCAAGGGAGCACCCGCTTGCCGGGAAGGACGAGGTGACCCTTGCGGAAGCATTGCAGCATCCTTTTGTACTCCGTGAGCAGGGTTCGGGAACCCGCCGGGTCATGGAAGAGCAGCTGCTTGCCAAAGGGCTGGACCCTGGGGCGATGCGTGTGGTGATGGAGCTGGGAAGCACGGGAGCCGTGAAATCTGCGGTAGAGGCGGGGCTTGGCATTACCATTATCTCTACGTCCTCGGTCAAGCATGAGGTTGCGCTGGGGTTGCTGAAGATCGTTAATATTACGGATGCCTCTTTTAAAAGACAGTTCTATGCAATTCACCTGAAGTCGACGCTCCTGCCGATATCGGCGGTTACCTTTTTAACGTTTTTGCGTGACCGTGCAGGTGATCTGTAG
- a CDS encoding PHP domain-containing protein, with product MKNSSLKNQAGGGFAGRADLHTHTLASDGMQSPAENVRLAHEKGLAAVAITDHDTVAGVAEALEAGRKYGITVVPGVEISTRAGGKEIHVLGYYMDTQQELFLSRLAEQRDTRAQRNEAIIAKLQALGIEITMDQVTAGIGRELKPDESVGRPHIADELVRLGAAVDMRDAFDKYLAEGAAAFISPPRITPELACDWIAEAGGAAVLAHPGIYGDDELVRSIIERSALRGIEAYHSDHSPADAERYLALAEEFGLLATGGSDFHGARQGVVFHGEIGSVSVPVDVLEQLRDKPKQH from the coding sequence GTGAAGAATAGCAGTTTAAAAAATCAGGCAGGCGGCGGATTCGCCGGCAGAGCCGATTTGCATACCCATACACTGGCTTCAGACGGGATGCAGTCTCCGGCGGAGAATGTGCGGCTGGCCCATGAAAAAGGGCTCGCGGCGGTGGCAATCACGGATCATGATACCGTGGCAGGAGTGGCTGAAGCGCTTGAGGCGGGACGGAAATATGGAATCACGGTTGTCCCCGGAGTAGAAATCAGCACACGCGCCGGCGGCAAAGAAATCCATGTGCTGGGGTATTACATGGATACGCAGCAGGAGCTGTTCTTATCCCGGCTTGCGGAGCAAAGGGATACCCGCGCACAGCGGAACGAGGCTATTATTGCCAAACTGCAGGCGCTGGGCATAGAGATTACAATGGACCAAGTCACCGCCGGGATTGGCCGTGAGCTGAAGCCTGATGAGAGTGTGGGCCGTCCGCATATTGCCGATGAACTGGTGCGTCTTGGCGCAGCTGTGGACATGCGCGATGCGTTTGACAAGTATCTGGCTGAAGGAGCAGCGGCTTTTATATCGCCGCCGCGCATCACGCCGGAGCTTGCCTGTGACTGGATTGCCGAGGCCGGCGGAGCGGCGGTCCTGGCCCACCCCGGTATTTACGGGGATGATGAACTGGTCCGCAGCATTATTGAACGCAGCGCGCTGCGCGGCATCGAGGCTTACCATTCGGACCACAGCCCGGCTGACGCAGAACGTTACCTTGCGCTCGCCGAAGAATTCGGGCTGCTGGCCACGGGCGGCTCTGATTTCCACGGTGCCCGCCAGGGGGTTGTGTTCCATGGTGAGATCGGCAGCGTGTCGGTTCCTGTTGACGTGCTTGAGCAGCTGCGGGATAAACCGAAGCAGCACTAG